CGGTCAGCCGTTCCTCGAAGGTTGTCTTTTTGGACATGGCGGTGAGATGGATGATCAACTCAGAGTCGAGGGTGGTCTGGAAGATGGCGCCGTTTTTAACGAGACGGTCATACAGCTCACGGGTATTGGTCAGGTTGCCGTTATGGCCGATGGCAATGGCGCCGTCACGGTCGGCGGCGATGATGGGCTGGGCGTTCATCGGACGGTTCGAGCCGGTAGTGGAATAGCGGTTATGGCCGATGGCGTTTTTCCCTTTCAGGTGGCGGAAAATCGCCTGATCGCCGAACACCTCGCTCACCAGCCCCATGCCGCGGTGGTAGTAAACATCGCGCTGGTCGGATGTTACAATTCCTGATGACTCCTGTCCCCGGTGCTGGAGGGCGTAGAGACCCAGGTATGTCATTTCGGCGGCGTTCGGATGACCGTAGATGGCGAATATCCCGCATTCCTCATGGGGCTCGTCATCCGGAATGTCCTGCCGATCGTCGCCGCCTGAAACGTATTCCTCCTCATGTGTCATGATATGGCTTCCCCCATAAAGTAAAAGTACTAAAGTATGATCATTTTTTGCCAACTGATTCATGAATGGATGAATTTATTGCTTCATACCAATCAATGTAATCGCCGATTTTGTTTTCTACCAATGCAATTTCTTTATCTGTAAGGTCTCTATCCAATTCCTCATTTACAACGTGTTGAATATCTTCAACATTAAGGGAATATATGATTTTGTTTTTCATTTTTATTGCCCGGAATTTTATAATTTTTCTCTAACCATGCTGATTACCTTTTCACTCCATTCCAGGGCCCGTTTGACTTCTATCGGATCATCGAAGTAGCGGGAAGGTATATCTCCGGGCAAACCGTTGGGATAGCGGGTTGGAATGTAGTAATCATCGAGTCTCCTGGCATCCTGTACAGATTGAAAGTCTCCATCCAGGGAGAGGGCAAGTTTTAGTCACCAACGGAATGAGTAAATACATGCTCTTGCTCTTTCCCATACATGAAGGCCTTAAGTGCTTTTTCCGCACTTTGCTGGGCAAGGAACAAGGAAAGATAAAACCGTTTGCCGTCCATCAAATGTACCGCATCAGAGTATTCATCTTCCGCCTGTGCAAGCCAGCGCAGGGCTTCATCCTTCGGATTTCTTCTCATAGATCACTTTCCCCGTTTCGAGCACCCGGCGCAGGAAACTGCTTACCGGAATAGCCTTCTCCAACTCATCCTCGGTAAAAGCCAGGATGTCAAGGCTCACCTCGCGGTCAATCGTTTCAGATATTTTCCGGGGCCACTCTTTCCCTGTTTTTGTGGGCGGCATCACAGCCAGAACATCCAGGTCGCTCGTGCTTATTACCTCCCCGCTGGCAAAGGAGCCGAATACCATCACTCTCAGAGCGCCCAGAACGGCCAATTGTTCCCTGATTTTTTCCAGCGCGAGGGAAAGCTCTTTCCTGCGGAGTTCCTTGCGGGCGCGGATTTCGGCGAGGGTAATGGACAAATTTCAACCTCCCAACCGTATATGATTCGAATAAATCCACGGCCTTTTTTTTCTCTTTACTTCCACCCGGTAAGCGCCCGGGGCTCCTGTGGAAAAGGAGAGTTCATGGCCATCCTCAGCGGCGACAACCGCACCGTTCTTAAGGAGGGAAATCCTGCCCGGCAGGGGAAGACTCACCCGGAACTCCGCGCTCTCCGCCTGTACTGTATCGCCCATGTGATAATGTGCGCCCCCGGATTCCGCGCTGAAACGGAACCCCCGGGAATCTCCCCAGCGGTGGTTGGTAATATAACACTTTGCGGACCTGAGCGCATGCATGATCATGTCCCTGGCGTGGGAGGAGTCTTCCGGGAGCGGCTCTTCGAGGAGCACATGGGTCCGTATCCCCCGGAAAAGCACCTTGTAGCGAAAGATGTAGATGGTTATCGGCCCGATCCGGTAAGGATAGGCATGGGCGTCGGTGCCTCCGATGCCCGGCATGGCGCGATTCAGATTAAGACGGTCCCAGCGTTCGAGCGTTTCCGGCTCCGGCCCTTCCAGGTACTTGAGCGGGTGCATGATACGGAGGTATTTGTTTGAATGAGTGATCTTCTCCAGCCATTCCGAGGAGTGATTCCATATCTCGATGCCGTCATATCCCTCCACATCCCAGGCGGTCCAGGGATAAGGGGGGATTTCCGGAATCGCCGTCCGTTTCTCATCGGGGTGGGCGATGAATCCTATCGCCCCGGCATCGCGCGCGGCAGAAACATATTCCTTTGCGGCAAGGCCCGGAGGTAGAACCTCTTTCAGGCCGTACACCAGGTAATGATTCTTATTGTTCGGGTCGTTGATTTCATAGCCGATAATGGAAAGCACCGTCCCAAACCATCGCTCCATCCCCGCGCGCAGAGGCTCCAGAGTCATGTGGTCGGCGAAGAGGAGAAAGTCTATCCCGACCTGGGCGGCGATTTCGGCAATCTCCGGAATGGAACGGAGCCCGTCCGAGTAACTTGAGTGTACGTGTATGGAGCCGGAGTATTCGTAAAGGGAATCGGAGGCCATCATACTCTCTTTGAAAATGCGATGGGAAGGAGAAG
The nucleotide sequence above comes from Candidatus Latescibacter sp.. Encoded proteins:
- a CDS encoding HEPN domain-containing protein, which encodes MRRNPKDEALRWLAQAEDEYSDAVHLMDGKRFYLSLFLAQQSAEKALKAFMYGKEQEHVFTHSVGD
- a CDS encoding nucleotidyltransferase domain-containing protein — protein: MSITLAEIRARKELRRKELSLALEKIREQLAVLGALRVMVFGSFASGEVISTSDLDVLAVMPPTKTGKEWPRKISETIDREVSLDILAFTEDELEKAIPVSSFLRRVLETGKVIYEKKSEG
- a CDS encoding histidinol-phosphatase — protein: MMASDSLYEYSGSIHVHSSYSDGLRSIPEIAEIAAQVGIDFLLFADHMTLEPLRAGMERWFGTVLSIIGYEINDPNNKNHYLVYGLKEVLPPGLAAKEYVSAARDAGAIGFIAHPDEKRTAIPEIPPYPWTAWDVEGYDGIEIWNHSSEWLEKITHSNKYLRIMHPLKYLEGPEPETLERWDRLNLNRAMPGIGGTDAHAYPYRIGPITIYIFRYKVLFRGIRTHVLLEEPLPEDSSHARDMIMHALRSAKCYITNHRWGDSRGFRFSAESGGAHYHMGDTVQAESAEFRVSLPLPGRISLLKNGAVVAAEDGHELSFSTGAPGAYRVEVKRKKRPWIYSNHIRLGG